One genomic segment of Culturomica massiliensis includes these proteins:
- a CDS encoding ABC transporter ATP-binding protein: protein MENVIECKNLTHYYGKRLIYDNLSFNVPRGRILGLLGKNGTGKTTTINILSGYLQPQAGDCLIFGENIRQMNPLTRRRIALQLEGHVQYTFMNIEQIEKFYAAFYPKWDRAAYYELMKKLKVAPRQMISRMSCGQRSQVALGLILAQNADLLILDDFSLGLDPGYRRLFIDYLKEYAKAEEKTVFLTSHIIQDMEKLVDDCIIMDYGHILLQMPVTELLQTFHKYTFRTPVSELPENPKLYHPTVIRNEAEVYSFQAIGYVKEWLYQHQIQHENLSSTLLNLEDTFIGLTGKY, encoded by the coding sequence ATGGAAAACGTGATCGAATGTAAAAACCTCACTCATTACTACGGTAAAAGGTTGATATATGATAATTTAAGCTTTAACGTTCCTCGCGGGCGTATTCTCGGTTTACTGGGAAAAAACGGCACCGGAAAAACCACAACTATCAACATACTCAGCGGTTACCTGCAACCCCAAGCCGGAGATTGTCTGATTTTCGGAGAAAACATCCGGCAGATGAATCCGCTTACCCGCCGGAGAATCGCCTTACAATTAGAAGGACATGTACAATACACTTTTATGAACATCGAGCAAATCGAAAAGTTCTATGCTGCTTTCTATCCGAAATGGGATCGGGCTGCTTATTATGAGTTAATGAAAAAACTGAAAGTCGCTCCCCGCCAAATGATTTCCCGTATGTCCTGCGGTCAGCGGTCACAAGTTGCACTCGGCCTGATTCTGGCACAAAATGCCGACCTTCTGATTCTGGATGATTTTTCCCTGGGCCTGGACCCGGGCTACCGCCGGTTGTTCATCGACTATCTCAAGGAATATGCCAAAGCCGAAGAAAAAACCGTTTTTCTAACCTCTCACATCATTCAGGATATGGAAAAACTCGTCGACGACTGCATTATCATGGATTACGGTCATATTCTGCTGCAAATGCCAGTGACGGAACTATTGCAAACTTTTCATAAATACACCTTCCGGACCCCCGTTTCCGAACTCCCGGAAAACCCGAAATTATACCATCCGACAGTCATCAGAAACGAGGCCGAAGTATACTCCTTCCAAGCAATCGGATACGTAAAAGAATGGCTATATCAACATCAGATTCAGCACGAAAATTTATCCTCCACTCTGTTAAATCTGGAAGATACCTTTATCGGACTGACCGGAAAATATTAA
- a CDS encoding DUF6850 family outer membrane beta-barrel protein has product MNLRFFLFLIILITNEVGQAQNTIPSLARVTEYLSPVPDFTPLATLNPALQYYHYEYSHTELSLTGNYRKADRAQIMQEGNGWKGFHIQARSWNKLNNNSCVWGEALYQNGRTANVRWNETSDFQTVYPYIMADTIGGDLQSETYRFQGGYARDHRHFTWGAVLAYKAIMEYRKKDPRPRNIVSDLDIKAGIAWKIGGNYVVGTSIRAHKYKQTNNVRFFSELGVYEVYHMTGLGMNYVRFSGTNNNTYYKGHTLDGSIELYPRTKQGISLSVRYDRFTFEKILSDLNNLPLNKVTENDLQGEAGWQHRYGLQYWGIRLSGRIKKRKGTENLFGDPVSNAYPQIGKVEQYTDRQIEANVILLYENRQKTRFGWNIRPTAGYRKIKESYLSPARQMIYDEINAGLQLQTVHIFGKACLLHLTATGTHFQNLSSDLQLNSLDDNHKLNEMLYSNYEMLSSNRTTLALSARCDYSGWLNNKTVFTQIQWQYNRWKSDIKSDYFSVSLGIIL; this is encoded by the coding sequence ATGAACTTACGTTTTTTTCTATTTCTCATAATTCTAATAACCAATGAAGTCGGTCAGGCTCAAAATACCATTCCTAGCCTGGCCCGGGTGACAGAATATCTGTCACCCGTCCCCGATTTCACACCCCTGGCCACATTAAATCCCGCCCTTCAATATTACCATTACGAATATTCGCATACCGAACTGTCACTGACCGGGAATTACCGGAAAGCCGATCGGGCGCAAATTATGCAAGAGGGTAACGGCTGGAAAGGTTTTCATATTCAGGCCCGTTCGTGGAACAAATTAAACAACAATTCCTGCGTATGGGGAGAAGCTCTGTATCAAAACGGCCGGACCGCCAATGTCCGCTGGAACGAAACGTCCGACTTCCAAACCGTCTATCCTTATATCATGGCGGACACAATAGGAGGTGACCTGCAATCCGAAACATACCGTTTTCAAGGGGGATATGCCCGGGATCACCGCCATTTCACCTGGGGAGCGGTACTTGCTTACAAGGCCATTATGGAATATCGGAAAAAAGACCCACGTCCCCGCAACATCGTTTCGGACCTGGATATCAAAGCAGGAATCGCATGGAAAATCGGTGGAAATTATGTCGTTGGTACTTCTATCCGGGCCCACAAATACAAGCAGACCAACAACGTCAGATTTTTCAGCGAACTGGGAGTATACGAAGTCTATCACATGACCGGACTCGGCATGAATTATGTCCGTTTTTCCGGTACGAACAACAACACTTATTACAAAGGTCATACATTAGACGGAAGTATCGAACTCTATCCCCGGACAAAGCAAGGAATATCGCTTTCTGTTCGTTACGATCGCTTTACTTTCGAAAAGATATTGTCCGACCTGAACAATTTACCCCTGAATAAAGTCACAGAAAACGACTTACAGGGAGAAGCCGGCTGGCAACACCGGTACGGTTTACAATACTGGGGCATCCGGTTATCCGGTCGTATCAAAAAACGCAAAGGCACTGAAAATCTGTTCGGTGATCCGGTAAGCAATGCTTACCCGCAAATCGGTAAGGTCGAACAATATACCGACCGGCAAATCGAAGCCAATGTCATCCTGCTTTATGAAAACAGGCAAAAAACACGATTCGGATGGAATATCCGACCTACCGCAGGCTACCGTAAAATCAAAGAAAGTTATCTTTCTCCGGCACGGCAGATGATATACGACGAAATAAATGCAGGACTGCAATTACAAACCGTCCACATCTTTGGGAAAGCCTGCCTGCTGCATCTTACGGCCACGGGTACACATTTCCAAAACCTGAGTTCCGATCTACAGTTAAACTCACTGGATGACAACCACAAACTCAATGAAATGTTATACAGCAATTACGAAATGTTAAGTTCCAACCGAACGACCCTTGCTTTATCCGCCCGCTGTGATTACAGCGGCTGGCTCAACAATAAAACCGTATTCACTCAGATACAATGGCAATACAATCGATGGAAATCCGATATAAAATCCGACTATTTCTCGGTTTCATTAGGGATCATATTATAG
- a CDS encoding DUF4876 domain-containing protein: protein MKTHYLMLVFALLIGFTACDDDKNSVPQVTVPISLSAPDSVQNAVISNVTATLKNITTGKESTVVAAPNNVRATTTFDFTVTIDEGLYNITVEGDIAYTFQDKEWTSRVRGYKGNVQLTGNSGSTTPTVALEGFLYTDNTTTGGDFVIAEIFFTGTETPEGKQYTGDKYFRIFNNSSDTLYADRLMIAESQFQTVKKYDYTPDITANALAVQAVYVVPGNGKDYPVAPGKSILICDNAIDHTKANTNSFDLTKADFEWYDESSNPNFTDVNNPDVPDMDKYYCYTATIWGPHNRGFHAYALARLGENETKTSYLKNYAHAYTYNMVIGGNTYPMSDDGYKIPNSWILDAVNCSIKSEFVWLVTSPSLDLGWTYCGTVDKDASRYGKSVRRKVESITEDGRVILKDTNNSSVDFDAEVKADPYYVFK from the coding sequence ATGAAAACACATTACTTAATGTTAGTATTTGCACTTCTTATCGGCTTTACAGCCTGTGACGACGACAAGAACAGTGTACCGCAAGTTACCGTCCCCATCAGTTTAAGTGCTCCGGACAGTGTACAAAATGCCGTAATTTCGAATGTAACGGCCACTCTGAAAAACATCACTACCGGCAAGGAATCGACCGTCGTTGCCGCCCCTAATAACGTAAGAGCCACAACAACGTTTGATTTTACCGTTACAATAGATGAAGGTCTGTATAACATTACAGTTGAAGGAGATATTGCCTATACCTTCCAGGACAAAGAATGGACCAGCAGAGTAAGAGGATACAAAGGGAACGTTCAATTGACAGGTAATTCAGGCAGTACGACACCAACTGTTGCGTTGGAAGGTTTTCTGTATACCGACAATACGACGACCGGAGGGGATTTTGTCATCGCCGAAATATTCTTTACCGGAACTGAAACTCCTGAAGGCAAGCAATACACCGGAGATAAATATTTTCGCATCTTTAACAATTCTTCCGACACCTTGTATGCCGACAGGCTGATGATCGCCGAATCCCAATTCCAAACCGTAAAAAAATACGATTATACACCGGATATCACAGCCAATGCCCTGGCTGTCCAAGCCGTATATGTCGTCCCAGGTAACGGTAAGGATTATCCTGTAGCTCCCGGCAAATCAATCCTGATCTGCGACAATGCCATTGATCATACCAAGGCCAATACCAACTCATTCGACCTGACCAAAGCCGATTTCGAGTGGTACGATGAGTCGAGCAATCCGAATTTCACGGATGTCAACAACCCTGATGTACCCGATATGGATAAATACTACTGTTACACCGCAACGATCTGGGGACCGCACAACCGGGGTTTCCATGCATATGCATTGGCTCGCCTAGGCGAAAACGAGACCAAAACCTCTTATCTGAAAAATTATGCACACGCCTACACCTACAACATGGTCATCGGAGGAAATACCTACCCCATGTCCGATGACGGATACAAAATCCCGAATAGTTGGATTTTAGACGCCGTCAATTGCAGTATCAAATCCGAATTTGTCTGGCTGGTAACCTCACCCTCGTTAGACCTGGGCTGGACTTATTGCGGAACAGTCGATAAAGATGCCAGCCGTTACGGTAAAAGCGTACGCCGGAAAGTGGAATCCATTACTGAAGACGGAAGGGTTATCTTAAAAGATACCAATAATTCCAGCGTAGATTTCGACGCAGAAGTAAAAGCCGATCCTTATTATGTGTTTAAATAA